The Rhizobiaceae bacterium genome contains the following window.
CCAGCAAGTGCCGCAACCCGTCCAGCAGACTCCGCGGATGCCGCGCGTCGAGGATTTTCCGCCTGTCGTGCGCGCCGAAGTGGAAGCCAAGACGCGCACCGCCGCCGCGCAGGAGAGTGGACCGATGGGTCTCCTCAAGCGTCTGACGAACGGCCTCACCCGCCATGCGGAAGAGCCCGCGCGTCCTGCAGTGTCCGAACAGCCTCGCGAACCGAAGCTGCGTCAGGTTGCGCCGGAAGCGCGCCGGATCAATCCGAACGATGCGCAGCTTTATGCTCCGCGCCGCGGCCAGCTCGACGATCACGGTCGGCTTACCCCGCAGACGCGCGCTGCGCATGAGGAAGATCAGTTGGAGATTCCGGCGTTCCTTCGCCGGCAAGCGAACTAGCTTTAGCCAAACTGATTAATCGTCGCTAACGAAGTTGAAACACGGGCGTCATCGGCGCCCGTGTTGCTTTTTGGAAACCTTTTGTTTTTCAATTGCTTATAAGATCGCAGTCGACATGTTGAGAGTAACAGAGGGTAAGAATCCGTGATTTGGAGTCTTTCTCTCTGGCCATTATCTTCGCGGCGAATTCAAAGGGCTTTCCGGAGAGGAGGGGACGCTCTTCGGAAAGGTTCATGAAGAAGGCCGGATGCAGGATGTTGTTTGCATCGGCGACAGAGTACGGGGATCGAATTGCACGATTTTCAAACGACGCTGAAAGCGCGGGTTTCTCTTTCCGGCACAGGCGTTCACAGCGGTCAACCGGTCAGCATACACTTCATTCCGGCCGATCCCGACACGGGTATCATTTTCAATCTCGCCGAGAACGATGGAAGCACGCGTGAAGTCCGTGCGCTCGTATCCGCAGTCGGCGCGACCGACCTGTGCACGGCTCTGGGCGATCGCAACGGCGCGTATGCCGCAACCGTCGAACATCTCATGGCCGCGCTTTCGGGTCTCGGCATAGATAATCTGATTGTCGAACTGAATGGCAAGGAAGTTCCGATTCTCGACGGCAGTGCCTCGATGTTTGTCGATGCATTCGATCAGGTTGGACTGGAGCTTCAGCCGATCAAGCGCCGCTATATTCGCGTGCTGAAGCCGGTGCGCATCGAAAACGGCGCGTCTTGGGCGGAGTTCCGGCCTTATGCCGGCACACGCTTCGAGGTTGAGATCGATTTCGAGAATCCCGCCATCGGCCGGCAGGCCTATGCCGCCGACATGGATGCGGACACGTTCCGTCGCGACATCGCGCGGGCGCGCACCTTCGGCTTCATGAAGGACGTGGAACGGCTCTGGGCGGCCGGTTTTGCGCTTGGCGCTTCGCTCGACAATTCGGTGGTGATCGGCGAGGACAGCAAGATCATCAATGCCGAGGGGCTGCGCTATCCCAATGAGTTCGTGCGGCACAAAACGCTGGACGCCATGGGCGACCTGGCGTTGGCGGGCGCGCGGTTCCTTGGCTGCTTCCGCTCCTATCGCGGGGGCCATCGACTCAATGCGATGGCGTTGCAGCGGCTTCTGTCGGATCGCACCGCTTTTGAGTTTGTCGAGGCGGGTCGCCGTGAGCGTGGCCGCAGGGTCGATCTCGTGGCGGTGAACGCGCCGGTCTATGCGCCCTGGGTGCTCTGATTCCTCAATGATCGTTAACGGTTTCGCGCTATTCCCGCCGCGAGGCCGTGCTTTTATCAGTTTGCGGCCTTGAAACGGTGCATTGCCACAAAAATGTGCGATTGCCGGACCAAGGCGTTGCCGCAAGGGGGCGTCCGTGGTTAGGGTCAAGACCCTGATGACCGCGCGGTTTGATATTCCAAACGCCCGATAAGCGGATTGTTGAATATGGCATTTGACTTTTTGAAATCACGGCTGTCCGCAAGGGCTTTGCTCTGCGTTTCCGTGACGATCCTGCCCTTGGCGGTTTCCGGCTGCATGTCGTCGGAGGACGACATCGACCTGTCCACCTATGTGGACCAGACGGACCCGCCGGATGTGCTGTACAATCAGGGACTGGCTAACCTGAATGCCGGGCGGCTGAGCGAGGCCAGCAAGAAATTCCAGGCGCTTGACCGTCAACATCCTTATTCGGAGCAGGCCCGCAAGGCGATGGTGATGGACGCCTTCGCCAGCTATCGCCAGGGACGCTATCAGGATGCGATCAATGCCGGGCAGCGCTATGTCCAGCTCTATCCTTCGTCGACCGACGCGGCATATGCCCAATATATCGTCGGCCTGAGCTATTTCCGGCAGATTCCGGACGTTACGCGTGACCAGAAGGCATCGCGTCGCGCCATTGAGGCGATGGAGGAAGTCGAGACCCGCTGGCCTGATTCGGAATATGTGGACGACGCGAACGAAAAGATCCGCTTCGCGCGTGACCAGCTCGCCGGCAAGGAAATGCAGGTCGGCCGCTATTATCTGGAGCGCCGCGAATATATCGCTGCGATCAAGCGGTTCCGCTATGTCGTGGAGAACTATTCCAATACCCGCCATGTCGAGGAATCGCTCGCGCGACTCACCGAGGCCTATTACGCGATGGGTCTGACCTCGGAGGCGCAGGCTGCGGCAGCCGTGCTCGGCCAGAACTACCCGGACAGCCCGTGGTACAAGGACAGCTACAAGCTGCTGCAGTCCAAGGGTCTGGAACCGCGCGAAAACAGCGGCTCCTGGCTTGCCAAGATCGCGAAGCCGGTGACAGGCTAGCCAGAAATACGGAATCTGATTCAGGTCATGGACACATAAATGCGTTTGAAATGGCACCTGAAACGGCAAGAAGCTGCGAGGAGAAGCGCGAAGGGCGATGGAGTTCCATCGTTCGAGCGGTTCGACGCGGCAGCTTGCCGCCGTTTCGGTGTCCTTCGGATGTGGCCCATCGGCCCGGCTACTTTGTCGGAAAGACTTGAAAATGCACCACATTTCCCGCGTCTTTCCTCCGCGTATCCGAACCGATGGCCTCACACCATTTCAATCGGATTTATGAGTTCATGACCTAAGAGGTCTCGATGCTTTCGAGACTGTCGATCCGCGACATCGTGCTCATTGAAAGGCTGGATATCGATCTGATGTCCGGCCTCTCCGTGCTGACGGGCGAAACGGGGGCCGGCAAGTCGATCCTTCTGGACGCGCTGTCACTGGCGCTCGGTGCGCGAGGCGATGCCGGACTTGTGCGGCAGGGCGCGGCGCAAGGTCAGGTCATCGCGGTGTTCGATGTGCCTGCCGGGCATCCGGTGCGGGCGCTGCTGGCTGAAAACGCCATCGAGGACGATGGCGATGTGATCCTGCGCCGTGTGCAGAATGCGGACGGACGCACGCGTGTGTTTGTCAACGACCAGCCCGCAAGCGTGACCTTGATGCGTGACCTCGGGCGCGCGCTCGTTGAAATACATGGCCAGCATGACGAGCGTGCGCTGGTCGATCCGGCGGCGCACAGGGCGCTGCTGGATGCGTTCGGTGGCTACAAGAGCGCAGCGAACGCCTGCCGCGAGGCATGGCAGCGCTGGCGGCATTCCGAATCGGAACTGGCGCGGCTCAGGGCTCGTGTCGAGTCAGCGGCGCGGGAGGCCGAGTTTCTCCGCGCTTCCGTGGACGAACTGGCGCAACTGGACCCGCAGCCGGGCGAGGAGACGGCGCTGGCAGACAGGCGCGCGGACATGATGCGCTCGGAAAAGATCGCGGCGGATGTGCGCGAAGCCGAGGAAATGCTTTCCGGTTCGGGCGCGCCTTCGCCGCAACTTGCGGGGCTGCTCAGAAGGTTGCAGCGCAAGGCCGCCGATGCGCCGGGCCTGCTGGACGATGTCGTCCAGTCGCTCGACCAGGCGCTGATTGCGCTGGACACGGCGCAATCCGGTGTGCAGGCCGCCTTGCGGGCCATCGATTTCGACCCGGATGCGCTGGAGCGCGCCGAGGAAAGGCTGTTTGCACTGCGGGCCGTGGCGCGCAAACATAATGTCGCCGTCGATGATCTTGCTGAACTCCGCGATACGATGGCGGCCAGCCTCGCCGATCTCGATGCCGGTGCTGGTAGGCTGGGAAAGCTTGAGGCGGACTCTGTCGCGGCGCGCAAAACCTATGACGAGATGGCGGGCCACCTGTCCGAATTGCGCGCGGCAGCCGCTGCCACGCTGACGCGCGCGGTCATGGCGGAATTGCCCGCGCTCAAGCTCGAACGGGCGGAATTTATTGTCGCGATTTCCACCGACGCCGAAAACCGCACCGAAGAAGGGATCGACCAGATCGAATTCTGGGTGCGCACCAATCCCGGCTCGCGCCCCGGCCCGATGATGAAGGTCGCTTCGGGTGGTGAGCTTTCGCGCTTCCTGCTGGCGCTCAAGGTGGCACTGGCGGACCGGGGGTCAGCGCCGACGCTTGTGTTCGACGAGATCGATTCCGGTGTCGGCGGCGCTGTCGCTGATGCGATCGGGCAGCGGCTGGAGCGCCTTGCTGAAAATGTGCAGGTTTTGACCGTTACGCATGCGCCGCAGGTGGCCGCGCGTGCGGGCGCGCATTTCCTGATCTCGAAATCCGGTGCGGATCGCGTTGCCACGAGCGTCGAGCAAATGAACGACGCGGCGAGGCAGGAGGAAATCGCGCGCATGCTTGCGGGCGCCACCATCACCGACGAAGCGCGCGCTGCGGCGGGCAAGCTGCTTGCGCGGTGAGCAAGTCAGGAGACTTTGCACGGGCACTTGAATTTGCCGTTTCGGCGAAAGCATAGTCCGGCGCGACAGGATGCGGAGAAGCGCTGTGGCCGATAGTCACAAGTCAGTCGAGGCGTTGGACGAAACGGAAGCCGCCGAGGAGTTGGAGCGGCTTTCGCGCGAAATTGCCGAGCACGACAGGCGATATTACGCCGACGATGCCCCGACCGTGTCCGATGCCGAATATGATGCCCTGCGGCGGCGCAACCTTGCCATCGAGCAGCGTTTCCCCGATCTGATCCGCGAGGATTCGCCGTCGAAACGCGTTGGCGCGTCTGTTTCGACCAAGTTCGCCAAGGTCGTTCACGCGGTGCCGATGCTGTCGCTCGACAATGCGTTCAGCGACGAGGATGTGCGCGAATTCGTCGAACGGGTGCGGCGTTTCCTGCGCCTCGCAGCTGACCAGCCGGTTGCCATCACCGCGGAACCAAAGATTGACGGCCTGTCTCTTTCGCTCCGCTACGAGCAAGGCCGCATGATAACAGCGGCAACGCGCGGAGACGGCACAGTAGGCGAAAACGTCACTGCGAATGCCCGAACGATTTCCGACATCCCCAATGTGCTTGCCGGCGATTTTCCCGACGTGCTGGAAGTGCGCGGCGAAGTCTATATGAGCCATTTCGATTTCGCGGAGTTGAATCGGCGAAATGCCGCGGCGGAAAAGCAGGTTTTCGCCAATCCGCGCAACGCGGCGGCAGGCTCGTTGCGCCAGCTCGACACCTCGATTACCGCGAGCCGACCTTTGCGCTTCTTTGCCTATGCCTGGGGTGAAGTCAGCGAAATGCCTGCCGACACGCAGATGGGCATGGTCGCGGCGTTCGAAAGCTATGGCTTCAAGACCAATCCGTTGATGAAGCGCTTTTTGTCGGTGGAGGATATGCTGGCGCACTACCGAGCCATCGAGGAAGCGCGCGCCACGCTCGGCTACGATATTGACGGCGTCGTCTACAAGGTGGACAGCCTTGATTTGCAGGACAGGCTGGGATTCGTTTCACGTTCGCCACGCTGGGCGATCGCACACAAATTCCCTGCCGAAAAAGCGACGACGATCCTCACCGGCATCGATATCCAGGTCGGGCGCACGGGCGCTCTGACACCCGTCGCGCGGTTGCAGCCCGTCACGGTGGGCGGCGTGGTCGTCACCAACGCGACCTTGCACAATGAAGATTATATCAAAGGCATCGGCAATAACGGCCAGCCGATCCGCGAGGGCAGGGATATTCGTGTCGGTGACACGGTGCGTATCCAGAGGGCGGGCGATGTCATTCCGCAAGTCCTCGATGTGGAACTGGACAAGCGGCCTGCCGATGCGGTGCCCTATGTGTTTCCCGATCGCTGCCCGGCTTGCGGCAGCCATGCCGTGCGCGAGGACGGCGAGGCCGTGCGGCGCTGCACGGGCGGCCTGATCTGTCCGGCGCAGGCGGTGGAACGGTTGAGACATTTCGTATCGCGCGGCGCATTCGACATTGAGGGCCTTGGCGAAAAGCAAATCGAGTTTTTCTTCAATGCGAAGGATCCGTCGCTCTCGATCCATTCGCCCGCCGACATTTTTATGCTCAGGGCGCGGCAGACGGCATCCTTGACCAAGCTGGAGAATGTCGAAGGTTTTGGGACGGTTTCGGTCCGCAAACTGTTCGATGCCATCGATGACCGCAGGACGATCGATTTCTGGCGCTTCCTGCACGCCCTCGGCATCCGGCATGTCGGGGAAACCAATTCAAAGCGGCTGGCGCGCCATTTTATCAGCTTCGCGGCCTTGCGGGAGGCGGGCGAACATGCGGTGCCTCCGCAGGGCAAGGGCGATCCCGGCAATGCTTATTGGCAGGAGTTGCGCTCGGTGTCGGGCATCGGCGATGTCGTGGCGGAAGCCGTGGTCGATTTCTTTGCCGAGCAGCACAACCGGGAGGTGCTCGACCGATTGCTGGCCGAGGTTACACCGCGCGAGGAAGAGCAGGTCGATTCGAGTTCATCGCCGGTTGCGGGCAAGACGGTCGTATTCACCGGCTCGCTCGAAAAAATGTCGCGCGACGAAGCAAAGGCGATGGCCGAGAAGCTTGGGGCCAAGGTTGCAGGCTCGGTGTCGAAAAAGACCGACCTTGTGGTCGCGGGGCCGGGGGCGGGCTCCAAGCTGAAGCAGGCGACCGAACTTGGCATCGAAGTTATCAATGAAGATCAATGGTTTGAGCGGGTAGGCGGTTGAAGTGCCGCATGAACGAATCTCATTTTAGCGTTCAGCGGAATTCGCGTGACAATCCGCGTGTTCCAACCTACCTAACGCTCCTCCGGGAGCTTCCTGCAAATGACTGCCGAAATGACGATCAACATGCCCGCGCGCCGTGCGCCGCGTACCGAGTTCCTGAACGGTATGCGCCGCAGCATCCCGGTTGTGGTTGCGTCGTCACCGTTTGCCGCCCTGTTCGGTGCGCTTTCGATAGATAATGGCCTCAGCGTCTTCGACGCTGTCCTGATGAGCATGACGGTGTTCGGCGGCGCAAGCCAGATGGTCGGCATCGAGTTGTTCGGTCACAGGATCGCGCCGTGGCTGATTGTCCTGTCGATCTTCGCAGTGAATTTCCGCCACGTGCTCTACTCCGCAGCGATCGGACGGCATTTGGCCCATTGGACGTGGTGGCAGCAGGCGGTCGGCTATTTCCTCCTGACCGATCCGCAATTTGCCGAGGCTGAAAGCCGCGCGCTGCGGGAGCCTTTGCCGTTTGCGTGGTATCTGGGCCTGGGGCTTTCGATCTATTTCTTCTGGATCGCCGCCACGCTGTTGGGCGCATTGTTCGGCCGGCTCATTCCCGATCCGCACGCAATCGGCCTCGATTTCCTGCTGCCTATCTATTTCATGGGCATTGTCATGGGCTTTCGCTCCCGGCCCATGTGGCTGCCAATCGTGCTTGTGAGCGGGGGCGCGGCGATGCTGGCTTACAAATATGTTGGCTCGCCATGGCACGTTTCGCTTGGCGCGCTCGCGGGTATCGTGCTGGCGCTCATTTTTCCTCCGTCCATGCAGGGAGAGAAGCGGTGAATTCGACGGTCTGGATCATCCTCGCCTCGGCTCTTGCCACTTATTTGACGCGCGTCGGTGGAAATCTCGTTCTGTCCCGCTTCGAAACCGTTCATCCGCGCATTGAGGGCGCGCTCAACGCCGTGCCCGCAGCAGTCCT
Protein-coding sequences here:
- a CDS encoding outer membrane protein assembly factor BamD — its product is MAFDFLKSRLSARALLCVSVTILPLAVSGCMSSEDDIDLSTYVDQTDPPDVLYNQGLANLNAGRLSEASKKFQALDRQHPYSEQARKAMVMDAFASYRQGRYQDAINAGQRYVQLYPSSTDAAYAQYIVGLSYFRQIPDVTRDQKASRRAIEAMEEVETRWPDSEYVDDANEKIRFARDQLAGKEMQVGRYYLERREYIAAIKRFRYVVENYSNTRHVEESLARLTEAYYAMGLTSEAQAAAAVLGQNYPDSPWYKDSYKLLQSKGLEPRENSGSWLAKIAKPVTG
- the recN gene encoding DNA repair protein RecN, with product MLSRLSIRDIVLIERLDIDLMSGLSVLTGETGAGKSILLDALSLALGARGDAGLVRQGAAQGQVIAVFDVPAGHPVRALLAENAIEDDGDVILRRVQNADGRTRVFVNDQPASVTLMRDLGRALVEIHGQHDERALVDPAAHRALLDAFGGYKSAANACREAWQRWRHSESELARLRARVESAAREAEFLRASVDELAQLDPQPGEETALADRRADMMRSEKIAADVREAEEMLSGSGAPSPQLAGLLRRLQRKAADAPGLLDDVVQSLDQALIALDTAQSGVQAALRAIDFDPDALERAEERLFALRAVARKHNVAVDDLAELRDTMAASLADLDAGAGRLGKLEADSVAARKTYDEMAGHLSELRAAAAATLTRAVMAELPALKLERAEFIVAISTDAENRTEEGIDQIEFWVRTNPGSRPGPMMKVASGGELSRFLLALKVALADRGSAPTLVFDEIDSGVGGAVADAIGQRLERLAENVQVLTVTHAPQVAARAGAHFLISKSGADRVATSVEQMNDAARQEEIARMLAGATITDEARAAAGKLLAR
- the lpxC gene encoding UDP-3-O-acyl-N-acetylglucosamine deacetylase yields the protein MHDFQTTLKARVSLSGTGVHSGQPVSIHFIPADPDTGIIFNLAENDGSTREVRALVSAVGATDLCTALGDRNGAYAATVEHLMAALSGLGIDNLIVELNGKEVPILDGSASMFVDAFDQVGLELQPIKRRYIRVLKPVRIENGASWAEFRPYAGTRFEVEIDFENPAIGRQAYAADMDADTFRRDIARARTFGFMKDVERLWAAGFALGASLDNSVVIGEDSKIINAEGLRYPNEFVRHKTLDAMGDLALAGARFLGCFRSYRGGHRLNAMALQRLLSDRTAFEFVEAGRRERGRRVDLVAVNAPVYAPWVL
- a CDS encoding AzlC family ABC transporter permease is translated as MTAEMTINMPARRAPRTEFLNGMRRSIPVVVASSPFAALFGALSIDNGLSVFDAVLMSMTVFGGASQMVGIELFGHRIAPWLIVLSIFAVNFRHVLYSAAIGRHLAHWTWWQQAVGYFLLTDPQFAEAESRALREPLPFAWYLGLGLSIYFFWIAATLLGALFGRLIPDPHAIGLDFLLPIYFMGIVMGFRSRPMWLPIVLVSGGAAMLAYKYVGSPWHVSLGALAGIVLALIFPPSMQGEKR
- the ligA gene encoding NAD-dependent DNA ligase LigA gives rise to the protein MRRSAVADSHKSVEALDETEAAEELERLSREIAEHDRRYYADDAPTVSDAEYDALRRRNLAIEQRFPDLIREDSPSKRVGASVSTKFAKVVHAVPMLSLDNAFSDEDVREFVERVRRFLRLAADQPVAITAEPKIDGLSLSLRYEQGRMITAATRGDGTVGENVTANARTISDIPNVLAGDFPDVLEVRGEVYMSHFDFAELNRRNAAAEKQVFANPRNAAAGSLRQLDTSITASRPLRFFAYAWGEVSEMPADTQMGMVAAFESYGFKTNPLMKRFLSVEDMLAHYRAIEEARATLGYDIDGVVYKVDSLDLQDRLGFVSRSPRWAIAHKFPAEKATTILTGIDIQVGRTGALTPVARLQPVTVGGVVVTNATLHNEDYIKGIGNNGQPIREGRDIRVGDTVRIQRAGDVIPQVLDVELDKRPADAVPYVFPDRCPACGSHAVREDGEAVRRCTGGLICPAQAVERLRHFVSRGAFDIEGLGEKQIEFFFNAKDPSLSIHSPADIFMLRARQTASLTKLENVEGFGTVSVRKLFDAIDDRRTIDFWRFLHALGIRHVGETNSKRLARHFISFAALREAGEHAVPPQGKGDPGNAYWQELRSVSGIGDVVAEAVVDFFAEQHNREVLDRLLAEVTPREEEQVDSSSSPVAGKTVVFTGSLEKMSRDEAKAMAEKLGAKVAGSVSKKTDLVVAGPGAGSKLKQATELGIEVINEDQWFERVGG